From the genome of Desertibacillus haloalkaliphilus, one region includes:
- a CDS encoding sensor histidine kinase has product MSKRTIEKKILLPFLLVVILPILASGLSSYWTVSNAYQQQMFLATEQTIDSWFSIQERIRGYRDDGRINNDDYEELLGELQVEVGDLQPLTPISAEQEVRPDGWTRLDDTLIGKQHWVYVVTDPFTSIQYEYPIELSVWTEAMQEVQKYTVLVVIIASIIAVQLTIILSHHIAKPIRKLAEFCRSIGEGGTTLPPEHVYQGRRDEIEILGESLKEMIESLEQKNDSLKQMKDFQERLLNGTLLGIYTITLDGQILLKNEKWKRIETSVPTFQDKVDRWLKDPHQESEVQEQWQLESTNGRKDLLVKKVPLEDSEGSIVALLCTVEDITSVKRIETKIETINRLTSLGRLSAQIAHEIRNPLAGMKTTSQVLKKRLTLDEKERQLFNMIETEIDRLNKTITKMLVFSRPREANREIVAFMDVFRESNRLIEQARRSKGISVIERIDPAVTVYIDRDHLKQILLNVLINATKAVDAGGRMEVKAYDNGPYTFVEVTDNGSGITKEDLPKLFDPFFTTDTKGTGLGLAVVQQLVLQNDGEVKVESNPGEGTTFTLIFLRNEGKEVGAENSND; this is encoded by the coding sequence ATGAGTAAACGAACGATTGAAAAGAAAATCTTACTACCATTTCTACTCGTTGTCATCTTACCGATTCTTGCCTCAGGTCTTTCCTCCTATTGGACCGTGTCTAATGCGTACCAACAGCAAATGTTTCTAGCAACGGAACAAACGATAGACAGTTGGTTTTCCATTCAAGAACGAATTCGGGGGTATAGAGATGACGGTCGGATCAACAACGACGATTACGAGGAGCTGCTCGGTGAGCTTCAAGTGGAAGTAGGTGACCTTCAGCCATTGACACCTATAAGTGCAGAGCAAGAAGTGCGCCCCGATGGTTGGACGAGACTTGATGATACACTAATTGGAAAGCAGCATTGGGTGTATGTTGTAACGGATCCATTCACCTCAATTCAATACGAGTATCCTATTGAGTTATCTGTATGGACAGAGGCAATGCAGGAGGTTCAAAAATATACAGTTCTAGTCGTTATCATTGCATCGATTATAGCGGTTCAGCTCACGATTATTCTCTCTCATCATATCGCTAAACCGATCCGTAAATTAGCAGAGTTCTGTCGTTCGATCGGTGAAGGTGGAACAACGCTGCCACCTGAGCACGTCTATCAAGGTAGACGAGATGAGATTGAGATTCTTGGAGAAAGTTTAAAAGAAATGATTGAGAGTCTAGAACAAAAAAATGATTCATTGAAACAAATGAAAGATTTTCAAGAGCGATTGTTAAATGGCACCTTACTAGGGATTTATACGATTACATTGGATGGTCAAATTCTTCTGAAGAATGAAAAGTGGAAACGTATTGAAACATCGGTTCCTACATTTCAAGACAAAGTGGACAGGTGGTTGAAAGATCCTCATCAAGAAAGCGAGGTACAAGAACAGTGGCAGCTTGAGAGCACAAACGGAAGGAAAGATTTGCTCGTAAAAAAAGTGCCGCTTGAAGATTCAGAAGGAAGCATTGTCGCCTTACTATGTACGGTTGAAGACATTACGTCAGTGAAAAGGATCGAAACTAAAATCGAGACGATCAACCGATTAACATCGTTAGGCAGGCTATCAGCACAAATCGCTCATGAAATTCGCAATCCACTAGCTGGGATGAAGACAACGTCTCAAGTGTTAAAGAAACGGTTGACATTAGACGAAAAAGAACGGCAACTGTTTAATATGATTGAAACTGAAATTGACCGTTTAAATAAAACGATCACGAAAATGTTGGTTTTTTCACGGCCACGGGAGGCGAATCGTGAGATAGTTGCTTTTATGGATGTTTTTAGAGAATCGAATCGATTGATTGAGCAGGCAAGGAGATCAAAGGGAATTTCAGTTATTGAACGAATTGATCCCGCTGTTACGGTTTATATCGACCGTGATCATTTAAAACAGATTTTATTAAATGTATTGATCAATGCGACAAAGGCGGTCGATGCCGGTGGGCGAATGGAGGTGAAGGCATATGATAATGGTCCGTACACGTTCGTTGAAGTCACAGACAATGGTAGTGGGATAACAAAAGAGGATCTTCCGAAACTATTTGACCCGTTTTTTACAACAGATACCAAAGGAACAGGATTAGGACTAGCTGTTGTTCAGCAACTTGTCTTACAAAATGATGGTGAAGTGAAAGTAGAAAGTAATCCGGGAGAAGGAACGACCTTTACACTAATTTTTCTAAGAAATGAGGGGAAAGAAGTTGGAGCAGAAAATAGCAATGATTGA